The DNA segment GCAATTAAGACTTTCGAGCCAAGCGAATGTGGCGCTGCCATAATTTATCCAATGAATTGAATATTTGCTGATTGTCTAAACGCCCAATCCCTTGTTTTACCACAATAACAAAATCATAATGCGGCAATTGATGTTGCAACAAACGAAAACGTTCACGACATAAACGCTTAATGCGATTACGATCGTGGGCGCGTTTTAAATGCTTTTTTGCTACCGCTAAACCTAAACGTGGAACAGATTCCTG comes from the Avibacterium avium genome and includes:
- the rnpA gene encoding ribonuclease P protein component — translated: MIKLNFSRELRLLTPAQFKYVFQDPQRASSPEITILARPNQESVPRLGLAVAKKHLKRAHDRNRIKRLCRERFRLLQHQLPHYDFVIVVKQGIGRLDNQQIFNSLDKLWQRHIRLARKS